The following proteins come from a genomic window of Miscanthus floridulus cultivar M001 chromosome 2, ASM1932011v1, whole genome shotgun sequence:
- the LOC136518795 gene encoding E3 ubiquitin protein ligase DRIP2-like isoform X2: MGTARGLARVRREALAACMTCPLCRGLLREATAITLCLHTFCRGCIMEKINDEEIDCCPVCDIDLGCDPEEKLRPDHNLQDIRNKVFPIKKIIVDAPKAVTTLPAKRKQRSLSSLVVDTPSLVKRTGLTGKGTKAKRRAAASRATSPVNNGTMKLPTKSENRDHKTEKSSASQSTKVATTANKTENQDQKKTRKTLAKQSTRAATPANKKQRNTDVEVSSKASSENRKNGKTTDKDELRKSSKVPRLTPKIHAVNEEQIKEKESELPTRKGEADNKVPRSTPKIHAVNEEQIKEKESELPTRKGEADNKVVIPGTSVREHSNNSNLKEKNDGSSPKSSPLKDKTTTEDDSYQGSLGSASDLHDPITAPVWFSLISLPNQKEDPQLPQLSKTYMRINLIFVIVSEMAVCRFPRYRGTS; encoded by the exons ATGGGGACCGCGAGGGGGTTGGCCCGCGTGCGGCGGGAGGCGCTCGCCGCGTGCATGACGTGCCCGCTCTGCCGGGGACTTCTCAGGGAGGCCACCGCCATAACCTTGTGCCTCCACACAT TTTGTCGGGGGTGCATTATGGAGAAAATAAATGATGAGGAGATTGACTGTTGCCCAGTATGCGACATTGATCTTGGCTGCGATCCTGAAGAGAAACTCAG GCCTGACCACAACCTTCAAGATATCAGGAATAAGGTATTTCCaattaaaaagataattgttgatgCTCCAAAGGCTGTAACAACATTGCCAGCAAAGAGAAAACAGAGGTCCCTTTcttccttggtggttgatactcCAAGCTTAGTAAAGCGGACTGGTTTGACTGGAAAGGGAACCAAAGCTAAAAGGAGGGCAGCAGCTTCTCGTGCAACTTCTCCCGTTAATAATGGAACCATGAAATTACCAACTAAATCTGAAAATCGAGATCATAAGACTGAGAAAAGCTCTGCATCACAATCTACCAAGGTGGCAACAACTGCAAACAAAACTGAAAATCAAGATCAAAAGAAGACCAGGAAAACCTTGGCAAAACAGTCGACCAGGGCAGCAACACCAGCAAACAAAAAACAG CGAAATACAGATGTAGAAGTTTCAAGTAAGGCATCTTCCGAAAATAGAAAGAATGGCAAGACAACTGACAAGGATGAGCTCCGTAAATCTTCAAAAGTACCTAGGTTAACTCCCAAAATCCATGCCGTCAATGAAgagcaaataaaagagaaagagaGTGAACTCCCTACAAGGAAAGGAGAGGCAGACAACAAAGTACCTAGGTCAACTCCCAAAATCCATGCCGTCAATGAAgagcaaataaaagagaaagagaGTGAACTCCCTACAAGGAAAGGAGAGGCAGACAACAAAGTGGTTATTCCCGGGACAAGTGTGAGAGAACATTCAAATAACTCAAATCTTAAAGAGAAAAATGATGGCAGTTCTCCAAAATCTTCACCATTGAAAGATAAAACAACAACAGAGGATGATTCGTACCAAGGATCGCTTGGTTCTGCAAGTGATTTGCATGATCCAATAACTGCTCCGGTGTGGTTCTCGTTAATTTCTTTGCCTAACCA GAAAGAAGATCCACAACTGCCTCAGTTATCAAAGACTTACATGAGAATCAA TTTAATTTTTGTCATTGTTTCAGAGATGGCAGTTTGCAGATTTCCTCGGTACAGAGGTACATCATGA
- the LOC136518795 gene encoding E3 ubiquitin protein ligase DRIP2-like isoform X1 yields MGTARGLARVRREALAACMTCPLCRGLLREATAITLCLHTFCRGCIMEKINDEEIDCCPVCDIDLGCDPEEKLRPDHNLQDIRNKVFPIKKIIVDAPKAVTTLPAKRKQRSLSSLVVDTPSLVKRTGLTGKGTKAKRRAAASRATSPVNNGTMKLPTKSENRDHKTEKSSASQSTKVATTANKTENQDQKKTRKTLAKQSTRAATPANKKQRNTDVEVSSKASSENRKNGKTTDKDELRKSSKVPRLTPKIHAVNEEQIKEKESELPTRKGEADNKVPRSTPKIHAVNEEQIKEKESELPTRKGEADNKVVIPGTSVREHSNNSNLKEKNDGSSPKSSPLKDKTTTEDDSYQGSLGSASDLHDPITAPVWFSLISLPNQKEDPQLPQLSKTYMRIKDGSLQISSVQRYIMTKLDLANENEVEIICHGEPICPSSTLHGLMELWHRRQSTEPVEALVGAPGNEFVMVLGYRRRHRPNSVPSTVAVPPEPS; encoded by the exons ATGGGGACCGCGAGGGGGTTGGCCCGCGTGCGGCGGGAGGCGCTCGCCGCGTGCATGACGTGCCCGCTCTGCCGGGGACTTCTCAGGGAGGCCACCGCCATAACCTTGTGCCTCCACACAT TTTGTCGGGGGTGCATTATGGAGAAAATAAATGATGAGGAGATTGACTGTTGCCCAGTATGCGACATTGATCTTGGCTGCGATCCTGAAGAGAAACTCAG GCCTGACCACAACCTTCAAGATATCAGGAATAAGGTATTTCCaattaaaaagataattgttgatgCTCCAAAGGCTGTAACAACATTGCCAGCAAAGAGAAAACAGAGGTCCCTTTcttccttggtggttgatactcCAAGCTTAGTAAAGCGGACTGGTTTGACTGGAAAGGGAACCAAAGCTAAAAGGAGGGCAGCAGCTTCTCGTGCAACTTCTCCCGTTAATAATGGAACCATGAAATTACCAACTAAATCTGAAAATCGAGATCATAAGACTGAGAAAAGCTCTGCATCACAATCTACCAAGGTGGCAACAACTGCAAACAAAACTGAAAATCAAGATCAAAAGAAGACCAGGAAAACCTTGGCAAAACAGTCGACCAGGGCAGCAACACCAGCAAACAAAAAACAG CGAAATACAGATGTAGAAGTTTCAAGTAAGGCATCTTCCGAAAATAGAAAGAATGGCAAGACAACTGACAAGGATGAGCTCCGTAAATCTTCAAAAGTACCTAGGTTAACTCCCAAAATCCATGCCGTCAATGAAgagcaaataaaagagaaagagaGTGAACTCCCTACAAGGAAAGGAGAGGCAGACAACAAAGTACCTAGGTCAACTCCCAAAATCCATGCCGTCAATGAAgagcaaataaaagagaaagagaGTGAACTCCCTACAAGGAAAGGAGAGGCAGACAACAAAGTGGTTATTCCCGGGACAAGTGTGAGAGAACATTCAAATAACTCAAATCTTAAAGAGAAAAATGATGGCAGTTCTCCAAAATCTTCACCATTGAAAGATAAAACAACAACAGAGGATGATTCGTACCAAGGATCGCTTGGTTCTGCAAGTGATTTGCATGATCCAATAACTGCTCCGGTGTGGTTCTCGTTAATTTCTTTGCCTAACCA GAAAGAAGATCCACAACTGCCTCAGTTATCAAAGACTTACATGAGAATCAA AGATGGCAGTTTGCAGATTTCCTCGGTACAGAGGTACATCATGACGAAACTGGATCTAGCTAATGAAAATGAG GTGGAGATCATTTGCCATGGCGAGCCGATCTGCCCCTCGAGCACGCTGCATGGGCTGATGGAACTGTGGCATCGTAGACAGTCGACAGAGCCCGTGGAGGCGTTGGTGGGCGCGCCAGGCAACGAGTTCGTCATGGTGCTGGGCTaccgtcgccgccaccgcccaAATTCGGTGCCCAGCACCGTCGCTGTGCCTCCAGAGCCATCCTGA